One genomic segment of Arachis duranensis cultivar V14167 chromosome 4, aradu.V14167.gnm2.J7QH, whole genome shotgun sequence includes these proteins:
- the LOC107485111 gene encoding patellin-6, which translates to MQRFSTVVMDTSTLLSSPSSSSSSSLSPYPFHKRSIFTTATSSSSFKEDTYFLSQLKSSENKSLQELKNKLNSIASSGESNNNNDYYSMWGIPLLTGTENADVILLKFLRARDFRVSDSLAMLLKSLSWRKEFGADAIVGEELGFKDLEGVVAYMQGYDREGHPVCYNDYGVFKDKGMYGKVFGGGGDGGDDEEKLNKFLRWRVQVLERGIKLLNFKPGGVNSLIQVTDLKDMPKRELRVASNHILSLFQDNYPEMVARKIFINVPWYFSVLYSMFCPFLTPRTKSKFVISKEGNAAETLYKFIRPEDIPVRYGGLSRTSDLQNGPPKPASEFTVKGGEKVNIQIEGIESGASITWDIVVGGWDLEYSAEFVPNEEGSYTIAVERARKVEASEEAIHNTFTSKESGKLVLSVDNSACRKKKVAAYRYFVQLNN; encoded by the exons ATGCAGAGATTCTCCACAGTAGTAATGGACACCTCGACACtcctttcttctccttcttcttcttcttccagttCTCTTTCTCCTTATCCCTTCCACAAGCGGAGCATCTTCACTACCgcaacttcttcctcttccttcaAGGAAGACACCTACTTCCTCTCCCAACTCAAATCATCTGAGAACAAATCACTTCAAGAACTCAAGAACAAGCTCAACTCCATTGCTTCTTCTGGAGaatccaacaacaacaatgactATTATTCGATGTGGGGCATTCCATTGCTCACCGGAACTGAAAACGCCGACGTCATTCTCCTAAAGTTCCTCAGAGCAAGAGACTTCAGAGTCTCTGATTCCCTCGCCATGCTCCTCAAATCCCTCTCATGGAGGAAGGAATTCGGTGCTGACGCCATTGTTGGTGAGGAGCTAGGCTTCAAGGATCTTGAAGGAGTAGTAGCTTATATGCAAGGCTATGACAGAGAAGGCCACCCTGTGTGTTACAATGATTATGGCGTGTTCAAAGATAAGGGAATGTATGGGAAGGTTTTTGGCGGTGGTGGTGATGGCGGTGACGATGAAGAGAAGCTGAACAAGTTCTTGAGATGGAGGGTTCAGGTTCTTGAGAGGGGTATTAAGCTTCTCAATTTTAAGCCTGGTGGGGTTAATTCTCTCATTCAGGTTACTGATCTTAAGGACATGCCAAAGAGAGAGTTAAGGGTTGCTTCTAATCACATTTTGTCTTTGTTTCAAGATAATTATCCTGAAATGGTGGCTCGCAAG ATTTTCATCAATGTGCCATGGTACTTCTCAGTGCTGTATTCAATGTTCTGTCCATTTCTGACCCCAAGAACAAAGAGCAAGTTTGTGATCTCTAAAGAAGGAAATGCTGCTGAGACACTTTACAA ATTTATCAGGCCTGAGGATATTCCTGTAAGGTATGGAGGACTGAGTAGGACTAGTGATTTGCAAAATGGTCCCCCAAAACCTGCTTCTGAGTTCACAGTTAAAGGAGGAGAGAAAGTTAACAtacaaattgaaggaattgAG AGTGGTGCAAGTATCACATGGGACATAGTGGTGGGAGGTTGGGACTTGGAATACAGTGCTGAGTTTGTCCCAAATGAAGAAGGCAGCTACACCATAGCAGTTGAGAGGGCAAGGAAAGTTGAAGCCTCAGAAGAAGCCATCCACAACACTTTCACTTCAAAGGAATCAGGCAAATTGGTGCTCTCTGTTGATAACAGTGCTTGTAGGAAGAAAAAAGTTGCTGCTTACCGCTATTTTGTGCAGTTAAATAATTAA